The proteins below are encoded in one region of Qipengyuania sp. HL-TH1:
- a CDS encoding GGDEF domain-containing protein: MTAAFILGINMFIAALFGVAFAVVARSNPVARGAGWLAAAYALGIVDVMLEFIMRWTEHPTPVITGIFFTYLAALTCGLVGVAKYYRTGPQTRPIVAVWILAGMLAPVMLMLPYGTGARTLLYHLPYFTMQVLMTLIVIRSGRRMLLDRLLVFVSSAAALSYLAKPLIAWRIGGADTPQNYLASDYAAISQSLGSVILIALALVLLLVMMRDMTIEMIARSETDPLSGLRNRRGFEVHGEQMIANAIHGHQPLTLVTVDIDRFKTINDRFGHPVGDKVIIAVAELLSSATGEGDLVARLGGEEFALVLAGQEIEQAARSAELMRQRVQTELSQAVGNAQVVSASFGLAQLSPDEALSSLARRSDLALYEAKNTGRNKVSLAPLEQTPTRPARPVLATRRAAA; encoded by the coding sequence ATGACGGCGGCGTTCATTCTCGGGATCAACATGTTCATCGCCGCGCTGTTCGGCGTGGCGTTTGCGGTGGTCGCGCGCTCGAACCCGGTCGCCCGGGGCGCAGGTTGGTTGGCCGCCGCCTATGCGCTGGGTATCGTCGATGTGATGCTCGAGTTCATCATGCGTTGGACCGAACATCCCACGCCGGTCATCACCGGCATCTTCTTTACCTATCTCGCGGCACTCACCTGCGGCCTTGTCGGCGTAGCGAAGTATTATCGCACTGGTCCGCAGACCAGGCCCATAGTGGCCGTCTGGATCCTTGCCGGAATGCTGGCCCCCGTGATGCTGATGCTTCCTTACGGCACGGGCGCTCGCACGCTGCTCTATCACCTTCCCTATTTCACCATGCAGGTACTGATGACCTTGATCGTGATCCGGTCCGGGCGCCGCATGCTGCTCGACCGCTTGCTGGTCTTCGTCAGCTCGGCGGCTGCGCTCTCCTATCTGGCCAAGCCGCTTATCGCCTGGCGGATCGGGGGTGCCGACACGCCACAGAACTACCTCGCATCGGATTACGCCGCGATTTCACAAAGCCTGGGTTCTGTCATCCTGATCGCGCTCGCGCTCGTACTGCTGCTGGTCATGATGCGCGACATGACGATCGAGATGATCGCGCGCTCGGAAACCGATCCGCTATCGGGCCTGCGCAACCGCCGCGGGTTCGAGGTTCATGGCGAGCAGATGATCGCTAACGCCATCCACGGTCACCAGCCCCTGACGCTGGTGACGGTCGATATCGACCGCTTCAAGACGATCAACGACCGCTTCGGCCACCCGGTCGGCGACAAGGTGATCATCGCGGTCGCCGAGTTGCTTTCAAGTGCGACTGGAGAAGGGGATCTGGTGGCACGGCTCGGGGGCGAGGAATTCGCGCTCGTGCTTGCTGGGCAGGAGATCGAGCAGGCGGCGCGTTCGGCCGAACTAATGCGGCAGCGGGTGCAGACCGAACTGTCGCAGGCGGTCGGCAACGCGCAGGTAGTCTCGGCGTCCTTCGGCCTGGCCCAGCTTTCCCCGGACGAAGCGCTGTCCAGCCTCGCCCGCCGGTCTGACCTCGCACTCTACGAAGCCAAGAACACCGGCCGCAACAAGGTTTCCCTTGCCCCGCTCGAACAGACGCCAACACGGCCGGCACGTCCCGTGCTAGCGACGCGCAGGGCCGCTGCCTGA
- a CDS encoding glycoside-pentoside-hexuronide (GPH):cation symporter: MRDPVRPVGRLEKIGYGMGDLASSFYLNFFNLYLLFFFVELGGVAPAAMGLMLFLTKLIDAVTDPMMGALADRTRSRWGRYRPYLLWGAIPFGLTGAAIFAAPDLSPGSMLIWAYVTYTATMLAFTAASVPYSALMGVISPSADERSSFAAYRMVFSAAAVILIGVVGTTLVRELGAGDERRGIMLTMFVLAGLGVATYWIAFAASRERIPPAPTNGRIIDDLKVLVRTPAWIAVAVAALLAPVALSARAGSALFWFRYVAGDDGAPVFFFLDRIGLFYSALAIGQLIGVIGANYLARRFDKPVLLIVAGGLKIAAMLVFYMLPFDAVWMQTFVQLFVGVGFGMMMVLAYSMFTDIAEYLEWSSGRQMTGLVISASIFAIKAGVAFGAALPGFLLALTGFEAGAIQSAEARMGIELAFALVPAAAIVPAGVAMYFYRLDRATIAQVETELAERRLVSPSNPFPSAPEAL; the protein is encoded by the coding sequence TTGCGTGATCCGGTGCGCCCCGTCGGCCGACTGGAGAAGATCGGCTATGGGATGGGCGATCTCGCGTCGTCCTTCTATCTCAACTTCTTCAATCTCTACCTACTGTTCTTCTTCGTCGAGCTGGGCGGCGTGGCGCCTGCAGCCATGGGGCTGATGCTGTTCCTGACCAAGCTGATCGATGCGGTGACCGACCCGATGATGGGCGCGCTGGCCGATCGCACGCGCAGCCGCTGGGGCCGGTACCGCCCCTACCTGTTGTGGGGCGCGATCCCCTTCGGCCTGACCGGGGCGGCGATCTTTGCCGCGCCCGATCTCTCGCCCGGCTCGATGCTGATCTGGGCCTATGTCACCTATACCGCGACCATGCTCGCCTTCACCGCCGCCAGCGTGCCCTATTCGGCGCTGATGGGCGTCATTTCCCCCAGCGCTGACGAGCGTTCGAGCTTCGCCGCCTATCGCATGGTGTTTTCCGCCGCTGCGGTGATCCTGATCGGGGTGGTCGGGACGACGCTGGTGCGCGAACTGGGCGCGGGCGACGAGCGGCGCGGCATCATGCTGACCATGTTCGTACTCGCCGGACTGGGCGTCGCGACCTACTGGATCGCCTTTGCCGCCAGCCGCGAGCGTATCCCGCCTGCACCCACCAACGGCCGCATTATCGACGATCTCAAGGTTCTGGTGCGCACGCCCGCATGGATCGCCGTGGCGGTGGCCGCGCTGCTCGCCCCGGTTGCGCTCTCTGCGCGTGCGGGCAGCGCGCTGTTCTGGTTCCGCTATGTCGCGGGCGACGATGGCGCGCCGGTGTTTTTCTTCCTCGACCGGATCGGGCTGTTCTATTCGGCGCTCGCCATCGGCCAACTGATCGGCGTTATCGGGGCCAATTACCTGGCCCGTAGGTTCGACAAGCCGGTGCTCTTGATCGTGGCCGGAGGGCTGAAAATCGCCGCCATGCTGGTTTTCTACATGCTGCCGTTCGATGCGGTCTGGATGCAGACCTTCGTGCAGCTGTTCGTCGGCGTGGGTTTCGGCATGATGATGGTGCTCGCCTATTCGATGTTCACCGATATCGCCGAATATCTCGAATGGTCGAGCGGGCGGCAGATGACCGGCCTGGTGATCTCCGCCTCGATCTTCGCGATCAAGGCGGGTGTGGCCTTCGGTGCGGCGCTGCCGGGCTTCCTGCTGGCGCTGACCGGCTTCGAAGCGGGCGCGATCCAGTCTGCCGAGGCGCGCATGGGGATCGAGCTCGCCTTCGCGCTCGTCCCCGCCGCCGCGATCGTTCCGGCGGGTGTGGCGATGTATTTCTACCGGCTCGACCGCGCGACCATTGCGCAGGTCGAAACCGAACTGGCCGAGCGTCGACTCGTTTCGCCTTCCAACCCCTTCCCTTCCGCGCCCGAGGCGTTATAG
- the yghU gene encoding glutathione-dependent disulfide-bond oxidoreductase, producing the protein MADSIYTPPEVWTHDSENGGRFANINRPTAGAREDRELPVGEHDFQLYSLATPNGVKATLMFEELLEAGHAGAEYDAWTVNIGEGDQFGSGFVDLNPNSKIPTLLDRSGPEPVRIFESGAILMHLAEKFGAFLPTDHTRAEVLSWLFWQVGSAPFIGGGFGHFYAYAPEKFEYPINRYAMETKRLFDVTDQRLAQSEFLGGKDYTIADMATWPWLSPFVLGNIYGEARTFLSIHEYTHVERWVKQIAERPAARRGRIVNKTWGDEDAQLRERHSAADFDGKAI; encoded by the coding sequence TTGGCCGATTCCATCTATACGCCGCCCGAAGTTTGGACCCACGATTCCGAAAACGGCGGCCGCTTCGCCAATATCAACCGCCCTACGGCGGGTGCGCGTGAGGACCGCGAGCTGCCCGTGGGCGAGCATGACTTCCAGCTTTATTCGCTCGCCACGCCCAACGGGGTTAAGGCAACGCTGATGTTCGAGGAATTGCTCGAGGCGGGACATGCTGGCGCCGAATACGATGCCTGGACGGTCAATATCGGCGAAGGCGACCAGTTCGGCTCGGGCTTCGTCGACCTCAATCCCAATTCCAAGATCCCGACCCTGCTCGACCGTAGCGGGCCTGAGCCCGTTCGCATCTTCGAGAGCGGCGCGATCCTGATGCATCTGGCCGAAAAGTTCGGAGCCTTCCTGCCCACCGATCATACCCGCGCCGAAGTACTTAGCTGGCTGTTCTGGCAAGTCGGCAGTGCGCCCTTCATCGGCGGCGGGTTCGGTCATTTCTATGCCTATGCACCTGAAAAGTTCGAATATCCGATCAACCGCTATGCGATGGAAACCAAGCGCCTGTTCGACGTCACCGACCAGCGACTGGCGCAAAGCGAATTCCTCGGCGGCAAGGACTACACGATCGCCGATATGGCCACCTGGCCCTGGCTGTCGCCCTTCGTTCTCGGCAATATTTACGGCGAGGCGCGCACCTTCCTCTCGATCCACGAATACACCCATGTCGAACGCTGGGTGAAGCAGATCGCCGAACGTCCTGCGGCGCGCCGCGGCCGGATCGTCAACAAGACCTGGGGCGATGAAGACGCGCAGCTGCGCGAACGCCACTCGGCAGCCGATTTCGACGGCAAGGCAATCTGA
- a CDS encoding DNA topoisomerase IB: MTKLIYVDDDLPGITRKGAGRGWAYYDPEGKLLTDAAEKRRLNAVALPPAYTDAWFCPAPNGHILATGIDAKGRKQYRYHPEFRAAREGEKFDSCVTFGSLLPLVRKRVEADLRGHKLTRERAIASVVRLLDLGAVRVGNEGYAKANKSFGATTLRQRHAELTGKVLRLRYKGKAGKLREVTLSDGSLARMVRKMQDLPGQHLFKYTDDEGDLHTVGSSDVNDYLRETMGQDFTAKNFRTWHASVKALSCLRDGEGAMPMKALLECVADHLGNTPAVTRKSYIHPAVFELLEDQESWRAQLRLPRATRWLTREERGLINLLQESPSAQELLAA; the protein is encoded by the coding sequence ATGACGAAGCTCATCTATGTCGACGACGACCTGCCCGGAATCACTCGCAAGGGGGCGGGCAGGGGATGGGCCTATTATGACCCCGAGGGAAAGCTGCTGACCGATGCAGCGGAGAAGCGCAGGCTCAATGCGGTTGCGCTTCCGCCCGCTTATACCGATGCCTGGTTCTGCCCCGCGCCCAACGGCCATATCCTCGCCACCGGGATCGATGCCAAGGGGCGCAAGCAATATCGCTACCATCCCGAATTCCGCGCGGCGCGCGAAGGCGAGAAGTTCGACAGCTGTGTCACCTTTGGCAGCCTCTTGCCGCTGGTGCGCAAGCGGGTCGAGGCGGATTTGCGCGGTCACAAGCTGACGCGTGAACGCGCGATCGCCAGTGTCGTTCGCCTGCTCGACCTCGGCGCGGTGCGCGTCGGAAACGAAGGCTACGCCAAGGCCAACAAGAGTTTCGGTGCCACCACCTTGCGCCAGCGCCACGCCGAACTGACCGGCAAGGTGCTGCGCCTGCGGTACAAGGGCAAGGCGGGCAAGCTGCGCGAAGTGACGCTGTCCGATGGTAGCTTGGCGCGCATGGTGCGCAAAATGCAGGACCTGCCGGGGCAGCACCTGTTCAAATATACCGACGATGAAGGCGATCTACACACGGTCGGGTCGAGCGATGTGAACGACTATCTGCGCGAGACCATGGGGCAGGACTTCACCGCCAAGAATTTCCGCACCTGGCATGCCAGCGTAAAGGCGCTGTCATGCCTTCGTGACGGCGAAGGCGCGATGCCGATGAAGGCGCTGCTCGAATGCGTCGCCGATCATCTCGGCAATACGCCCGCGGTGACCCGCAAGAGCTATATCCACCCGGCGGTGTTCGAACTGCTCGAGGATCAGGAAAGCTGGCGCGCGCAATTGCGCCTGCCGCGCGCCACGCGCTGGCTGACCCGCGAAGAACGCGGGCTTATCAACCTGTTGCAGGAAAGTCCGAGCGCGCAGGAATTGCTCGCCGCGTAG
- a CDS encoding sensor histidine kinase, translating to MHRLANFDVSRQFLSPRSKIAAQVVFGAMCAAAMVGLRSLVDVWAPVSGPFALIYPTILLATLYGHWRAGVVAFTITFFWAWFFILPPSRSFLFADLTDPARVVLNAACALIVLVFAEAFRRAAHATMDEIRERADRRLTLLAELEHRTKNNFALVASMLELQKRRIPQRELHAPLDDAVGRVRTFADAYSALALEQSDNPDVAMKPYLEYLLDRIEGSSLPPSVRLFREIDQATLTPDEAVAIGLYLNEAVANACKYAFPDDRTGTIAVFFHVRGDTWRFTIEDDGVGADAFTDPGGGLGSQLLAAFAAQAQATHHAGPVLNGFRTEMRKEDQSELA from the coding sequence ATGCACCGGCTCGCCAATTTCGATGTCAGTCGCCAATTCCTCAGCCCGCGCAGCAAGATTGCCGCCCAAGTGGTGTTCGGTGCCATGTGCGCTGCGGCCATGGTCGGCCTGCGTTCGCTGGTCGACGTATGGGCGCCGGTCTCCGGGCCCTTCGCGCTGATCTATCCCACGATCCTGCTGGCGACGCTTTACGGACACTGGCGCGCGGGCGTGGTCGCCTTTACGATTACCTTCTTCTGGGCGTGGTTCTTTATCCTGCCGCCGTCGCGTTCGTTCCTGTTCGCCGACCTTACCGATCCCGCACGCGTGGTCCTCAATGCCGCCTGCGCGCTGATCGTGCTCGTCTTCGCCGAGGCCTTTCGCCGTGCCGCGCATGCGACGATGGACGAAATCCGCGAGCGCGCCGACCGGCGACTGACATTGCTGGCCGAGCTCGAGCACCGCACGAAGAACAATTTCGCGCTGGTCGCCAGCATGCTCGAATTGCAGAAGCGCCGTATCCCGCAGCGCGAACTCCATGCCCCGCTCGACGACGCGGTGGGCCGCGTGCGGACCTTTGCCGATGCCTATTCGGCGCTGGCGCTGGAGCAGTCGGACAATCCCGATGTCGCGATGAAGCCCTATCTGGAATACCTTCTTGACCGGATCGAGGGATCGAGCCTGCCGCCATCGGTGCGGCTGTTCCGCGAAATCGACCAGGCGACGCTGACCCCCGACGAGGCGGTGGCGATCGGGCTCTATCTCAACGAAGCAGTCGCCAATGCGTGCAAATACGCCTTTCCCGATGACCGGACCGGCACGATCGCGGTCTTCTTCCACGTGCGCGGCGACACGTGGCGGTTCACTATCGAGGATGACGGTGTGGGCGCCGATGCCTTTACCGATCCGGGCGGCGGACTGGGCAGCCAATTGCTTGCCGCCTTTGCCGCCCAGGCCCAGGCAACGCATCATGCGGGGCCCGTGCTCAACGGCTTCCGCACCGAAATGCGCAAGGAAGACCAGTCCGAACTTGCGTAG
- a CDS encoding NAD(+) synthase, with translation MSGSATHPFYDMHTHGFVRLATSTPKVRTADIAYNAEGILETAHKAHAQHVDLLLYPELALSSYTIDDLHMQLALLDAVEAQVETIIAASRELSSVLVFGAPLRRNGRIYNCALVVARGELLGVVPKSFLPNYREYYEKRWFAHGRECVGLTIRCGTREVPFGTDLIFAASDLPGFTFGIEICEDFWAPNPPGTMAALAGATILLNLSASNIVIGKSDERHLLSRASSSRSVCAYAYSASGHGESTTDLAWDGQGMIYELGDLMAESVRFDLAPELCVTDIDTQRILSERMRMQTFNDAAEAAGRPEDWYRRIAFERAAPRADIGLNRPIRRFPFVPNRADKLDEDCYEAFNIQVDALMRRIQATRPKSLTIGISGGLDSTHALIVAAKAMDRLGRPRSDIRGYTLPGFATSDDTKSNAWRLMEAFGITAEEIDISPTARLMLENIGHAFADGEPVYDTTFENVQAGLRTDYLFRLAGQNGGWVIGTGDLSELALGWCTYGVGDQMSHYAVNSGVPKTLIQYLIRWTTQTAQFDAGVDAVLTDILATEISPELVPAGEDGVIQSTESIIGPYELNDFFLHHIIRWGQKPSHVAFLAWHAWKQADAGLWPIDFPEKAKNEYELATIAAWLEKFLKRFFGYSQFKRSAIPNGPKVSAGGALSPRGDWRAPSDAVADTWIAELAAALPPLDGD, from the coding sequence ATGAGCGGAAGCGCGACGCATCCCTTCTACGACATGCACACGCATGGCTTCGTCCGCCTCGCGACGAGTACGCCCAAGGTGCGCACAGCCGACATCGCCTATAATGCCGAGGGTATTCTCGAGACCGCGCACAAGGCGCATGCGCAGCATGTCGACCTGTTGCTCTATCCCGAACTGGCGCTGTCTTCCTATACGATCGACGATTTGCATATGCAGCTCGCACTGCTCGATGCGGTCGAAGCGCAGGTCGAGACAATCATCGCCGCCTCGCGCGAACTAAGCTCGGTGCTGGTCTTCGGGGCACCGCTGCGCCGCAATGGCCGGATCTACAATTGCGCCTTGGTCGTCGCGCGGGGCGAATTGCTCGGCGTGGTACCCAAGAGCTTCCTGCCCAACTATCGCGAGTATTACGAAAAGCGCTGGTTCGCGCATGGCCGCGAATGCGTCGGCCTGACGATCCGCTGTGGCACCCGTGAGGTACCTTTCGGTACCGATCTGATCTTCGCCGCCAGCGATCTGCCGGGGTTCACCTTTGGCATCGAGATATGCGAGGATTTCTGGGCGCCCAATCCGCCCGGCACCATGGCCGCGCTGGCGGGGGCGACGATCCTGCTCAACCTCTCGGCATCGAACATCGTCATCGGCAAGTCTGACGAACGCCATTTGCTCAGCCGCGCAAGCTCGAGCCGGTCGGTCTGCGCCTATGCCTATTCGGCCAGCGGGCATGGCGAAAGCACCACCGACCTCGCGTGGGACGGGCAGGGGATGATCTACGAGCTGGGCGATCTGATGGCCGAAAGCGTGCGCTTCGATCTCGCCCCCGAACTGTGCGTCACCGATATCGATACGCAGCGCATCCTGTCCGAACGAATGCGGATGCAGACCTTCAACGATGCCGCCGAGGCCGCCGGGCGGCCCGAGGACTGGTACCGGCGGATCGCGTTCGAGCGCGCGGCGCCGCGCGCCGATATCGGCCTCAACCGCCCGATCCGGCGGTTCCCCTTCGTGCCCAACCGCGCGGACAAGCTCGACGAGGACTGCTACGAGGCGTTCAACATCCAGGTCGATGCGCTCATGCGGCGGATCCAGGCAACCCGGCCGAAAAGCCTGACCATCGGTATTTCGGGCGGGCTCGACAGCACGCATGCGCTGATCGTCGCAGCCAAGGCGATGGACCGGCTGGGGCGTCCGCGCAGCGATATCCGCGGCTATACCTTGCCCGGCTTCGCCACCTCGGACGACACCAAGTCGAATGCCTGGCGGCTGATGGAGGCCTTCGGCATCACCGCCGAGGAGATCGACATCTCGCCCACCGCGCGGCTGATGCTCGAGAACATCGGTCATGCCTTCGCCGATGGCGAACCGGTCTATGACACGACCTTCGAGAACGTTCAGGCGGGCTTGCGCACCGATTATCTCTTCCGCCTCGCCGGCCAGAATGGCGGCTGGGTCATCGGCACCGGCGACCTTAGCGAGCTCGCGCTGGGGTGGTGTACCTACGGCGTGGGCGACCAGATGAGCCATTACGCGGTCAATTCGGGCGTGCCCAAGACGCTGATCCAGTACCTCATTCGCTGGACCACGCAGACCGCGCAATTCGATGCGGGCGTCGACGCCGTGCTGACCGATATCCTTGCCACCGAAATCAGCCCCGAGCTGGTTCCCGCGGGCGAGGACGGTGTGATCCAAAGCACCGAATCGATCATCGGCCCCTACGAACTCAACGACTTCTTCCTCCACCACATCATCCGCTGGGGGCAGAAGCCCAGCCATGTCGCCTTCCTTGCGTGGCATGCCTGGAAGCAGGCGGACGCGGGACTGTGGCCGATCGACTTCCCCGAAAAGGCGAAGAACGAATACGAGCTCGCCACGATCGCGGCCTGGCTGGAGAAGTTTCTCAAGCGCTTCTTTGGGTACAGCCAGTTCAAGCGCAGCGCCATTCCCAATGGGCCCAAGGTCAGCGCGGGCGGCGCGCTGAGCCCGCGGGGCGACTGGCGCGCGCCCAGCGATGCGGTGGCCGATACGTGGATCGCCGAACTCGCCGCGGCCCTCCCGCCGCTGGATGGTGACTGA
- a CDS encoding DMT family transporter: MMMCNIVWALNIVVSKVAIVDLASPPLFYALLRSLIVAIVLIPLLRPLPENLGRVLLIGLAISGGSFALLFMGLVTASPSAAGVVSLTGAPMTVLFAILFLGERIRWRRGLGIGLAFGGVLFAMAGENQMETSTGLLLVFISAVVGALGTVFVKRLDLSSIRLQAWAALASVAVLLPLTAVMESGQVASLATSPWKLAACLFFAAIVVSVGAHTAYYRMLREYDTNLIVPLTLFTPILTIVFGAWLTGDAIGGRLVVGGGIALAGVAIIVLRPSETFTRRFLVRPRF; this comes from the coding sequence ATGATGATGTGCAACATCGTCTGGGCACTCAATATCGTCGTCAGCAAGGTGGCGATCGTCGACCTAGCTTCGCCGCCGCTGTTCTATGCGCTGCTGCGGTCGCTGATCGTGGCGATCGTCCTCATCCCGCTGCTGCGTCCGCTTCCCGAGAATCTCGGGCGTGTGCTGCTCATCGGTCTGGCGATCAGCGGAGGGTCCTTTGCGCTGCTGTTCATGGGGCTGGTCACCGCAAGCCCCTCGGCTGCCGGGGTCGTCAGCCTGACCGGCGCGCCGATGACGGTGCTGTTCGCGATCCTGTTCCTGGGCGAGCGTATCCGCTGGCGCCGCGGGCTCGGGATCGGGCTGGCGTTCGGCGGTGTGCTGTTCGCCATGGCGGGCGAGAACCAGATGGAGACCAGCACCGGCCTGTTGCTGGTATTCATCTCTGCAGTCGTGGGCGCGCTCGGCACGGTCTTCGTCAAACGGCTCGACCTGTCATCGATCCGTTTGCAGGCATGGGCGGCGCTCGCCTCGGTCGCGGTGCTGTTGCCGCTGACCGCGGTGATGGAAAGCGGGCAGGTCGCATCGCTGGCCACCTCACCGTGGAAGCTGGCCGCGTGCCTGTTCTTCGCCGCAATCGTCGTGTCGGTCGGCGCGCATACCGCCTATTACCGGATGCTGCGCGAATACGATACCAATCTGATCGTGCCGCTGACGCTGTTCACGCCGATCTTGACCATCGTCTTCGGCGCATGGCTGACGGGGGACGCGATTGGCGGGCGGCTGGTCGTTGGCGGCGGCATTGCGCTGGCCGGCGTCGCCATCATCGTGCTGCGGCCGAGCGAAACCTTCACCCGCCGGTTCCTGGTCCGCCCGCGGTTCTGA
- a CDS encoding branched-chain amino acid aminotransferase, with amino-acid sequence MDFEHLPHPAPVPGETRQQALLDPGFGKLFTDHMVVIDYDADKGGWYKATLRAREPISLDPAAAVLHYAQEIFEGMKAYKQEDGSLALFRPEQNARRFNESARRMAMPELPEELFLESIRQLVTRDRDWVPTIADGALYLRPFMFASEAFLGVRPARQYKYVLIASPVGGYFKAGAQSVKIWVSRNYTRAAPGGTGAAKTGGNYAASLVPQAEGIENGCDQVVFLDAVEKKWVEELGGMNLFFVFDDGSVITPPLTGTILPGITRDSLIQLLREEGLEVREEPYSIDQWRVDATTGRLLETMACGTAAVVTAVGTVLGPDGEFTIGSGGTGQMTNKVREKLVAIQKGAVADTHGWTVKLG; translated from the coding sequence ATGGATTTCGAGCATCTTCCCCACCCCGCCCCCGTCCCTGGCGAAACACGCCAGCAGGCGCTTCTCGACCCCGGTTTCGGCAAGCTGTTCACCGATCACATGGTTGTGATCGATTACGACGCCGACAAGGGCGGGTGGTACAAGGCGACGCTGCGCGCGCGCGAGCCGATCAGCCTAGATCCGGCGGCGGCCGTGCTGCATTACGCGCAGGAAATCTTCGAGGGCATGAAAGCCTACAAGCAGGAAGACGGCTCGCTTGCGCTCTTCCGGCCCGAGCAGAACGCACGCCGCTTCAATGAAAGCGCGCGGCGGATGGCGATGCCCGAACTGCCCGAAGAACTGTTTCTCGAATCGATCCGCCAGCTGGTCACCCGCGATCGCGACTGGGTGCCGACGATTGCCGATGGCGCACTTTACCTGCGACCCTTCATGTTCGCCTCCGAAGCCTTTCTCGGCGTGCGGCCCGCGCGGCAGTACAAATATGTGCTGATCGCATCGCCCGTCGGCGGCTATTTCAAGGCTGGCGCGCAATCGGTGAAAATCTGGGTCAGCCGCAATTACACGCGTGCTGCGCCCGGCGGCACCGGCGCGGCCAAGACCGGCGGGAATTACGCTGCCAGCCTGGTCCCGCAGGCCGAAGGCATCGAGAATGGGTGCGACCAGGTCGTCTTCCTCGATGCGGTCGAGAAGAAATGGGTCGAGGAACTGGGCGGGATGAACCTGTTCTTCGTGTTCGACGACGGCAGCGTGATCACCCCGCCGCTGACAGGTACGATCCTGCCTGGTATCACCCGCGACAGCCTGATCCAGTTGCTGCGCGAAGAAGGCCTGGAGGTGCGCGAGGAGCCCTACAGCATCGACCAGTGGCGCGTGGACGCCACCACGGGTCGCCTGCTCGAGACGATGGCCTGCGGCACCGCCGCAGTGGTCACCGCGGTCGGCACGGTACTTGGCCCCGATGGCGAGTTCACCATCGGCAGCGGAGGTACCGGCCAGATGACCAACAAGGTCCGCGAGAAACTGGTCGCCATCCAGAAGGGTGCCGTCGCCGATACCCATGGCTGGACAGTAAAGCTCGGCTGA
- a CDS encoding TlyA family RNA methyltransferase, producing the protein MPKKMRLDQMLVDRGLVESRTRAQALVMAGLVFSGEQKLAKPGQQLPVDAPLDVRGRDHPWVSRGGIKLAHAIEHFDLDPRGAVVMDIGSSTGGFTDVLLQGGAEHVFAVDSGTNQLAWKLRQDERVTVLEQTSARILTPDMIDRPCDWVVCDASFIGLAKVLDRPLQLAAPQCRLVALIKPQFEVGREEVGKKGVVSDPALHRRVCDDVRAWAEALGFVVQGIAQSPITGPEGNIEFLISAERSAPRD; encoded by the coding sequence ATGCCGAAAAAGATGCGCCTCGATCAAATGCTGGTGGACCGCGGGCTCGTGGAGAGCCGGACGCGCGCGCAGGCGCTGGTCATGGCGGGGCTGGTGTTCAGCGGCGAACAGAAACTGGCCAAACCCGGCCAGCAATTGCCCGTGGACGCGCCGCTCGACGTGCGCGGGCGCGATCACCCCTGGGTTTCGCGCGGCGGCATCAAGCTGGCGCATGCGATCGAGCATTTCGACCTCGACCCGCGCGGCGCGGTGGTGATGGACATCGGCAGTTCGACCGGCGGCTTCACCGACGTATTGCTGCAGGGCGGGGCGGAGCATGTCTTCGCGGTCGATAGCGGCACCAACCAGTTGGCGTGGAAACTGCGGCAGGACGAGCGCGTCACCGTGCTCGAACAGACCAGCGCACGCATCCTCACGCCGGACATGATCGACCGGCCATGCGACTGGGTGGTGTGCGATGCCAGCTTCATCGGGCTGGCCAAGGTACTCGATCGTCCGCTCCAGCTCGCGGCCCCGCAGTGCCGCCTCGTCGCGCTGATCAAGCCGCAATTCGAGGTCGGGCGCGAGGAAGTGGGCAAGAAGGGCGTGGTCAGCGACCCCGCGCTACACCGCCGCGTTTGCGACGACGTACGCGCATGGGCCGAGGCGCTGGGCTTCGTGGTCCAGGGCATCGCCCAAAGCCCGATCACCGGCCCCGAAGGCAATATCGAGTTCCTCATCAGCGCCGAGAGAAGCGCGCCGCGCGATTGA